The Synechococcus sp. WH 8101 sequence AATGCTCAGTTCCAGCACTTGGACCAGGGCATCGCGCAACCGCCCTAGTTGATCCAGGTTGAGGCTGCCCGCGCAGGTCTGGGGAGCAATCCCAGCGGCATGCAGACTTTCATCGGCATAGATGTTGCCGGTGCCAGCCACAAGACTCTGGTCGAGCAGGGCCGCTTTGATTGAGCGTGTTGATCCCTTCAGCTGCGTCTGCAAATACTCAGCCGTGAAGTCTGTGCTGAAGGGTTCGGGGCCCAGGGTTTGGAGCCCGGTGATCACCGACTCTGCGGCTTCGCCCGGTGGCACCCACCACATTTGCCCGAAGCTGCGTAGATCGACAAAGCGCAATTCCTCTCCGGCGTGGTTCCAGATGCGCACTCGCGTGTGCCTGCAAGGCGGCGTTGGGACGCTGTGCCATTGGAACTGCCCTGTCATGCGCAGATGCACGCCCCACAAGCCAGCATCATCGCCCTGGCTTTGAGCCAACCCCGCCCCAGGGGGATGGAGCTGGGCGATCAGATATTTCCCCCGTCGTTGCCAGCGGCCAACACGACAACCCTGAAGTTGCTGAACAAAACAATCGGGTCCGCCGGCACTGGCAATAGCCCGGTCCCGACAGACCTCCACACGATGAATGTCAAAGGCGTTGAGACGCTCCGTCAATCCACGACGAACCGTCTCAACTTCTGGAAGTTCCGGCAAGGGCCTCAGGCGGGCTCCAGCTCGGCCTCGGCGAAATT is a genomic window containing:
- a CDS encoding DNA-formamidopyrimidine glycosylase, whose product is MPELPEVETVRRGLTERLNAFDIHRVEVCRDRAIASAGGPDCFVQQLQGCRVGRWQRRGKYLIAQLHPPGAGLAQSQGDDAGLWGVHLRMTGQFQWHSVPTPPCRHTRVRIWNHAGEELRFVDLRSFGQMWWVPPGEAAESVITGLQTLGPEPFSTDFTAEYLQTQLKGSTRSIKAALLDQSLVAGTGNIYADESLHAAGIAPQTCAGSLNLDQLGRLRDALVQVLELSIGAGGTTFSDFRDLEGVNGNYGGQASVYRRTGQPCPRCGTAIERQKLVGRSTHWCPVCQPQ